TTTCACATCCGCATCCTTGAATCATAGTTTCAGATAGTGcggattcatatagccgacccACTTTCTTGGGATTGAAGCATGGTAGTAATTGTAATAttcatacaagaacaagaacagtTGATAAatacatgtgtgtgtgtgtgtgaatagACCCCTTTGATGGAGAAATTGATAAAAGTATAGTCATTTTTCACATTCCCATCTTGAATCATTGCTACACCCTTTACATTTTCATCCGTAAAGTTTTAATCAGGCACCAAATAGCACGGTATAAATCTAACAGTCTTTCTCGTTATTCCCCTTCGTAGGACCAGCACTCTGAGAAGTAATTTTGTTGGGAGCGTTTGTTTTGCTAGTATTTTGGCTTGAGTCTTGAGATCATACAGGTGTCTAACTGATACTACATAACTGTGTATATTCAGGGCAGTGCGCCAGCGATGGACTTCCGGGGCAAGAGGAACTTAGTGAAAGTCACTTGATGGATCTTCTCAATGGTTCTGAGTATGTTCTGACTTATGAAGACAAAGATGGTGATTGGATGCTTGTTGGCGATGTTCCTTGGGAGTAAGTTCTTTTCCTCTTACTACACTCCACATCTTCTTGCCAAACATTTAAGAAGACAAGATTATCTGTTTACTACTGAGTCTGGCAATTTCCTAAGCAATTTGTATTAGGAGGAAATAGCTTAGTATGTATCATAGCAGTTAGTGCAAAAAGGATAAATCATCTACCAACTATTTATGTCTGTTGTTGATTAGTCGTTTTCTATTTACTTTTTCTTAAATGGCTTCCGATGGGGGCTCCCTTGTTGTTTATTTTTCTGTTCTCCTATGTCTTAGATCCTCAATTCAATATCCAGATCTAGGAATCTATGATATGATCTGTTTGTTGCATTGCATCCATTCATTGTTTCATTTGGATGTTATGATAGGATGTTCATAGACTCATGCAAGAGATTGCGGATCATGAAAAGCTCAGAGGCAATTGGGCTAGGTATGTCCTATCACTGTGATCCTGTCCATGCTGTATTTTATGTCTATACTTACCATTGAGAAATTCTTATCTTAAGGAGATGGTGTAGAATGACTTTCTTTCTCTTGCTTTGCAGCTCCAAGGGCTATACACAAGTGCAAGAACAAAAACTAGTGACTGAAAAACCATTCAATGGTTTCTATGTCGATGATTATCCtttttctgctctcttttgtATCTGGAATTAGACTAGACGTGTAGCATTCCCTGAAAGGAAAAGCACTGGTTTAAGAAGATATAACCGGTGATATCCAAGATTTTTGTTTAGTGTTTAGTGTTCCCTACGGAAATTGTTAGCGCTTGTTACTTGCAATACTGTCTCATGTCTTATCCCTCGAATGGATCTTCAACTTTCTAGTTCGAGCTAAGAATAAAGTTCATAGCAGATCAGGAAAGAGCATCACAATTACCTGATGTATAGAATGTAAACAGCAGGGCTGGAGTTATTGGGAGTTTCGTGAGAGGATACACCAAACAGTCAGAAGAATAACGGAATAGCAGGGCTGAACTCTTGAGTTTTCTATCCATTTTCCTAATTTCTCGTTTGTCCATCGTGTTTTTTGACTGTTTTGTCAAAGAAATAGAAAAGGACAATGCTTGGGCTTGAAATTAGTTTGTTAAAGGACCATGAATGCTAGGAAGTCTTAATACCTCGCCGTTGATCTGCCTTCTCACTCAATCCTTGGACGCCTAAGAAAACCCACTCCTGCTTAGGCCTGTTAAGCTCCAGAAGCTTGAAAAGGTTAAGGTGCCAGAAATTTTCTTTAATGGATTGAATGGTTACGAAACTATCTGACCCTTGTCATCCATTGCTTATCTGTCAAGGAAACCCTAACTCTTCCAACTGGAATCACCATTAGAGAACCTTATGTAATGCCCAAGTGCCAATGACTTCTCCGCCTCAGCAGATGTACAAGTGAGGATGAAAGGCCAGAGAAACAATCGCACAGTCTAGTAAGATCATGACATAATTGACTGCTACGTGcattctcttttctttcattCTAACATACTTGCAACAAGGAAATAGCAAGCGCAAGGAGAACTATTCGAACATAAAGCTATCTTTTAGCACATAATCTACAGGTATCATCAATTTCACTCAACGGACTTACATGACAATGCACAAATATCAGAGTGACCAGACGTCTGAAAGATTGTATATGTATTGGGAGCACAGAAACAGAGTCTCAAGAGTTACACCGCAAATAACTAAacgaacagaaaaagaaaaaggagagatCACGTATAAATACAAAACTACAACTTATATGCAGTGGCAACCAAAATCTCATTCCTGCGACACCTGAAGATAGACCATTTGAGTGTAACCATTGAATACAGATGCCTCCAGTCTAGATAAGCCAAGCCTCTGAAACAAGCCATACCTGCCATCTTCAACAATAGGACCTGATGTACGAGCCGGATCGTATCTTGTCTGATGAGTTAATGAAGGACCAGCCACGGGAGGAAGCTCCCAGTAAACATCTAACACTGACTCTACAAACCTGCTATTTTTAAAATGTTCTGCATAAGAAATGGCCTTATTGCTGTGGTTAAAATCATCTCGCATTTGCCCTCTCACACCCCACCAAGCTTCACCAGGACCGCAAAGTTCCTCAATATCAACAGCTTTCTCCCAGAatttcttccttcttcctctgATCCTTGCTTCATCACTGTCCTTAAAGCAGCTATGGCCTCCGCctggaaatgaaatggaaaaaTGTATATCACGTATTAAGAAGTGAACTAGCCATAAAAGTCAATAAATATTTCATGAATGGAAAAATTTGCCAAAAGTGAACCAGCATGCTCCAGGCAGTCTAAATGCTATTTGATATATTGACACTAAAATTGTTAAGTGTGAATTTGTATTCATCGTTTACTTTACGTCAAGATTCCTCCTTTCCATTCCTACATATTTCTCTTTTGTTTACTTTGGTTGTCCAAACTCATAATCAACATCAACTGATTCTTTATAACTACATGAGATAAAGGTGACTAAATTTTTAACCCTCAGGGGTTGGCCCGGTGGCAATTGACTTGAGCCTTGGGGTTTGCtccctttcaaggtctcaagttcgaaacTCACTGAGTGCAAACAATTTCTTAGGGCCATCGGactgggtaaaacctgaattaaccgtggtgcacttgccggaaactccttgccgagggcctgtgcacccccgggattagtcggggctcttagagactcggacacccggtgcaaatcaaaaaaaaaggtgGCTAAATTTTTTACTTTACTTGGTTAGACAGCTAAACAAACAAAAGACTCCATGATACAGGATAAAAGATATTTGAAGACAGAGCATGCAACTCTGTTCCTAATATAAGATTCACCAAAGTTAGAAGGATCATATTGCGAGTGCAGGCACTATATGTTACTTGGGTAGTTCTTTATCAACTACCAACACAGTTTTCATATCTTCCTTAGCGAGACAAGTCTCATTGTCAACAAACCAGCAAAAATagttaaaaacaaaaaaagaagacatAGATAGCTCCATTTGGCTGCCGAATTATCCCAAAATGACAATATATTGCATACCTTCTATTCTTTTATGTTCCTTCCTAGAGCTAGCTGCACTGTTCTCTGCTAACTCTACATAATCTTGCTTGCCCTACCAATCTTCTCTCCATTATAGATAAAACAAAGAGCATGGCTATTCCCTTCTCTGAGTCTGATACGCTTGACAAATCTTGATGTGACTTCAATATCCAGTATAATCATGATTCAATCTAACTTTTGAATTCTCTTGTTGGTATCACTGAGTTAATTGACATTctaatttttttggattttctggtAGGAATCACTTAGTTGTTGACAAATTTCGTATCCTCTAAAATTTATCATCATCCTTAAACTTTGCATTGCAGATTTCTTTTGACAGAAACATCAGTTATAATACTCCAGTCAGAGTTTCATGGGCGAAAACTACTTCGGTACATATTcaatgtatttttcttttaacaagGTAGCATATAATTTCAATGTATTTGTTCTTTCACGTACAAGGTCAACAAATGTCAAGGAAGACTTCCCAATACATAAAAGTTGAATCAACTCCAAAAGGGGAGAAACAGAGAGTTAGATAAAAGAATGGCTGCTTTGGCCTTGAGAGaggaaaaataattatttaaagttGAAATGAAAATATACCTCTTATATAAAATTGATCACACATCTGCCTGAAGGAATAGTGGTCTCCAGTACCAGTATCATAATTGTCCTCAAACACAAGATGCCTGAACCCAGCTTTAAGTGCTTGCTTCAGTCTGTCGATCAAAGTTCAAATACAAACAAAACAGAGAATGAGTCAAAATTTGCAGAACAAGTGGCAATCGGCAAAGCCATAGAATCACTGGATGCAGCAATGAAATAGATAATTAGACAAAAACAGTGATGGAAGGGATTACTTTTCTAAGAAACACACAGTAGAGAACTTCCATGTTACAAAAGTTTATATTACCTTTTCAATTCATTTTGATGGTCATCAAAAAAGACAACAACCTGGCTACGATTCTTGACTCCATGTTTCTTCATAACTTTTCCCCAATCAATGCTTCCAAAATCAACAAAGTCTTTTCCAGCGAAGTATGTGCAGTTCCCATCAACATAAGCAGGTCCTTTCTTGAGATACTTCTCAGGATGACGGGGTGTAAGCGAGATGATTGGTGTATCTGGCATTGCTTGTCGCAAAACCCAAGTTGAGTGTCCCTTGAACGCGCCACTCTCAATCATCAACTCTGGTTTTAACCAGCGAGTCATAAACCAGAGCCCAAAACTGTGGTCAAAACCCATCCCATACATGTTATTCTTGATAGGTCGTGTCTCGTATATGGGCACAAACTCTTCCAAACCTTTGATTAAATCCTTTGTGGTCCATTCAACAGTTTTTCCATGTTTCGATCTGCCTTTTGACAAGAGTTAAAATTAATGAAAGGTGCACTGGATCATGTGGACTTAATTTCTCAAAGATTGAACTGAAGATAATTAAATAGTTATCCTATAACTGATTTTCATTCAACATCTCCATTACCCAGAAAAGGAAAATGACATCTAGGTAAATGAAATAACATGCACAAAAATACACGTGCATAGAGATGTTTAATTTGTTGACCATAGATCTGAAGTGCAGCTTAAGACATGATTTCATAAAACAACTTCACGATCATAATAACGTTCCTGCTCCACTGTTATTTAATATATCAGACTGAAGCAACTAGAAAGGGAATTCATTCAGTTTATGCCACACACTTTTTTTTTGGATAAGGACAGTTTATGCCACACACTATGGAGCTTATAGGTATCACCTATTAAAGAACACTAAAGTTAAGGAGGCTATAGTTAATCCAGTTTACGCCACGCTCTGAAGCTTTAAAATGATCATCTATCAATTAAACACTAAAGTGAAGGAAGGATAtatacaaattaaagaaaaaagtcTTGGTCTTGAAACTAGATGTACATTTTCTCGACATGTGGATAGCATTTTCAATTACTATAAAAAAAACGCCTTGAAACTAGATGTGCAAAATAAACCAGATCTGTACGGACACTAAATCGCATAAGAAATAACACATTAAACGAAAGGAAATTCCGAGATTCGTAATGAACTTACACCAGGGGACGCCGAGAGATCCGAAGTCGGTTTCAAGGCCATCAAAGCCGAAGAATCGCAAACGAGAAATGTGATCGGAAGAGGAAGCTGAGATACACACTAAATCACGAGTGTGATAAACGAAAGAAGTGAGCACAATGATTACGAGCCCTATGAGAAGGCATGGCCAGAGGTGGCCAGTTCGAATCAAGTAATTTGTGATCCTCGTCGGTATGGAAATGTGCTTCCGAGTTTTGGATTCGTCGCCGTCATCATCGCCGTCGTCACTGACCGGCGCCGCCCTCCGCGAAGAGAGCACCCTTTCTAGCATCGTCCTCGTTTGTGCTTTCCCCTCCTAATCTACTCTCACTCTCACTCTATGCTTCTTCTCTGTTGTGTAAAAAGAATCGTTTTTTATTTGCTGGACACGGAACTTGGATTAGTACTCCTATTCAGTTGAGTGTGGCGGATGGAGAAAGCTTTTAGTTGGAAATTTATACTTTCACCACACAACTTTATATGTAATTCAAATTGCCCCTAAATTATTTGTAGTATTAATATTTTTCACTTTCGAAGTCTTTTTACAATGCTACATTGGTCCATCTAGCCAAGCATGAATATGTACACGGCCGAAAATTAATGATCAAGACATGATTAATTTAGGACTTCTAATGTTAAAGATATATTAAATTGACTTTACCATAAGTtaacgaaaaaagaaaaaataaataatgtcttggatataaaaaaaaatcatattcTTTTATCGAAAAGATATTAATAATGTGGCTCGATTATAATTGTATTGCACccttttattattgtttttcgtttcttctttctcttttttctaatCTCACTACATATCAATGAAACACATCGATATTGTTAATAAGCTACTAACTAATATTCTTTTGGGACGGAGTGCGGCGATAAATAATCGTACTTATATTTAACCGTCAACATTGATATCATTTATGATAGAATATAAGTTTTATACATTAATAAGGTAGAATAGCGTAAATGATATTTATACTTGTGCCACTTTATTATGTCGGTCTCCAAAATTAAACACTTACACTCTTTCAAACCGTGTATAATAAACGCTTATGACATGAGGATGTCAGTGCATGTAATGTCAGTGCATGTAATACAATCTCTTTCACGATTGACTGCCACGTCAAAAAATAACAAATTAACAATGTGTAAATGTCATGTCATAACTCACATGGtagattaaaaataattaaaaccaaaaataaaaatcatatattccGATAGATGCTTTTCCCGTTTCCTCTTATCCTTACCCCATTGtcttttattttatgtttttacTATCATATGGGTTTTAGATCCGGAACTTTGGCCGGAATTTTAGCCGACAGTGACTCTTAGATTGTATTGTACCTCGTCGATTGGGAGAGCAGTCACGAAATAGTTTAACGCCATCGATGGCGAAACAGTGAGCCCACAAGAACAGCTCACCCACGATGAGCTTCGGCAAGCTTAAAGTGGAGACAACATAATGTTTTAAACATAATTTAAACACAGATCGAGATGGTAACTTCAAAAAAACGAAGATATGGCAGCATTGGCAACAAATCGCAAACAATCTCAACCCAGAGGGCATCAAACGATTTCCAGCCAAAACTCTgtccttttccccttttttaatgtatacatataaaaaaaaatcaaaaatggagaagaagaagaagagagccATTAAAAGTTGCTCAATCTGGGGTGTCTTCAGATTTGGGGCGACCACAATATTCCAGTAGGTTTGGGgtttgagggggggggggggggagtggaGGAACGGAGGGGAGAGAGGAACGTGAAAGAGAAACCCTCTTGACCTTTTTCttaaatttatttaatttttgtcttttctttttctttttatcttttcttattttaattatttcttgCTTAGATATTTACCTTCACGCTCTTTCGACGTGTGAAATACTGTCAAGTTGCCACATAGACATGGTCAACGATTAGAGGGGTTTAAAATATTACTTTTGAATAACTATAAATGTTTGAATGAAATTTTGTGAAGTAAAAGAACCGGAATGTCAAAATCGAACAAGTACAAATGTCTATAAGGCTATTCTACCCATTAATAATGTAGAGTCTACATATTTAAAAAGTAATTATATAACAACCCATCATAATCAATTAATGTATTATTACGAGTTAAAATTTT
This sequence is a window from Nicotiana sylvestris chromosome 3, ASM39365v2, whole genome shotgun sequence. Protein-coding genes within it:
- the LOC104234653 gene encoding uncharacterized protein, which encodes MLERVLSSRRAAPVSDDGDDDGDESKTRKHISIPTRITNYLIRTGHLWPCLLIGLVIIVLTSFVYHTRDLVCISASSSDHISRLRFFGFDGLETDFGSLGVPWCRSKHGKTVEWTTKDLIKGLEEFVPIYETRPIKNNMYGMGFDHSFGLWFMTRWLKPELMIESGAFKGHSTWVLRQAMPDTPIISLTPRHPEKYLKKGPAYVDGNCTYFAGKDFVDFGSIDWGKVMKKHGVKNRSQVVVFFDDHQNELKRLKQALKAGFRHLVFEDNYDTGTGDHYSFRQMCDQFYIRGGGHSCFKDSDEARIRGRRKKFWEKAVDIEELCGPGEAWWGVRGQMRDDFNHSNKAISYAEHFKNSRFVESVLDVYWELPPVAGPSLTHQTRYDPARTSGPIVEDGRYGLFQRLGLSRLEASVFNGYTQMVYLQVSQE